GATAGTAGTAGGTACCCTTGGCTGGCCCAGGAAGCCAGGTGCAGTCCCAGGACCATACCTGGTTGGGGGCGATTGCTGTATGTGTAGTCGGCGCTGGCTGTGATTTGCGGGCTTTGGCGCGTCCCCGGTGTGCCAGCTGGCCATGTTTACGCAGTACTCGATAAAAGCTCGATACGGAGGCAATGTAACGCTGCTCTTCATCCATCAGCCGAATAACAATCTGATCCGGCGGTAAAGCAGCAAACTCGTCACGGTGGCATTGCCTCAAGATCTCAGCCTCTTCTTCTGGGGTCAGCGCATTAGCAGGGGCTGGGCGTTCGGCTACAGGGCGTTTATCGCCTGTTAGCTTTCCCGCCTGCATCCAGCGTTGGTGAGTCCGGATAGAAATCCCGACGACTTCACAGGCAGCCGTCAAGGTGGCGCCCTCGTTGCAGGCGACAGCAATCAGCTCTACGGCACGTTGGCGATCCTCGATGCTGATCATGACTCCTCGTCCCCCCAGATCGCCCGTGCTTTTTTTGACAGCGTCAGCAGTGCTGCTGTCTCCGCGAGTGCTGTGTTCTTGCGATGTAGCTCTCGTTCCAGCTCTTTGATCCGCTTGCGCTGCTGCTTGGCTTCATCCGCTTCTCGACGGCGGTCCTCATAGGACAGGCTGGCGGCTTGTTCGCAGTCATGACGCCAGCGTTGCAGCTGCTCGGGATACAGTCCCCGTTGACGACAATAGGCAGCAACGTCTTCGGTGTTCATCGCTGCGGTCTCAACCACCGCTGCAAACTTGTCTCGGGACGACCAGCCGGACGTACCCTGGTCACTTGCATCGGGCAAGCAGCGTCCCTCAGCACGAGCTTCTTTGCGCCACTTGTAAACAGTGGCTGGCGAGATACCCTCCTGCCGGGCGACCTCTTCTACGCTTTGGTTATAAGGCGGTAACAGCTTGGCCACAGCGGCCTGACGTCGCTCATCGGAATAGCGAGGCATACAGATCTCCAAACGCCCCTGAATGTTTAAGAGAGTGTAACAAGGGACGCGACATCAATCCTGACAGAGGGGGGTTCTGAGTAGCCGTCTAAGAGCTAAAGCCACAAAACGAAATATGGGTGGATTCACTTCGGTGTCGGCATCGCTGGAAATCGATCAGGTTATCTTAGTCGATCGGATTCCTCAAAAGGTTCAGTTTGGGTATAGCCTTGCAGAGTGCCGAAAAGAATTCGGAAAGAATGGGAAGATTCTAAAGAGTATCCAAGCAGTTTTAGTCGAGCACAGCATTGCTGACAACCTTTTGAAGCTCGAACCAGAAATCAAAAAACTTTCCGGCGTTCGCAACCATAAAGCGCTGTCGGATGCGGTAGGCAAGATTAATGCGCAAATCGGCAACACGGAACAGATTTTACATTGGTCTGCCGCTCACGCAGAAGCCGATTTGGAGTCAATTCAGCCAATCGCACTTGTCGCTGACGCGCTGGCCAAGTTTAATGAAAGCCTGCCGACGCGCTTAGACAAACTATTAGGCGCATTTCAATTATTTCAACTGCACGCAAAAGATAGAACTCAGTTTATAAACTCATGCAAGTACAGCAGCTATCTCGCGGAAAAATATAGTCACGAATCAATCATCAGATCATTTGACACGACATGGAAAGGCATCAAGCCGAAGGAGTACAAAGGAAAACTTGTGGTCGACTTTCCATTGGCAATAGATATTTCCAACGGTCAGCGCGACTCATTGAGCTTTGCCGCCTGGCTTCAAAAAGTAGCAGCTTCTACTGCATCCCGCGACTGCATAATAATTATTGATGAGGTTTTTGATTATTTAGACGACGCGAATTTGGTGGCAGTTCAATACTACATTTCTAATTTAATTAAAGAAAAAAAGGCAACATCCGGTCGCGTTTACCCCCTAATCCTGACGCACTTGAACCCACTCTACTTCAGAAACTTCACGTTTAAGGACCAAAAAGTATACTTTCTCAAGAAGTATCAACCTTCGATAAACCCTCATTTCAAAAAGTTAATTGTAGAGCGCTCTGACCCGTCTATCAAGCTGAGTGTAGACCATCACCACCTGCACTTCGAGCCTTCCTCTGTTAATCTGCGAAATGAATTTAAGGCCCTAGGTCTCAAGGAAACGTGGGGAGACTCAACCATATTTCACAAGCACCTTAAGTTCGAATGGAATAAGTATCTCGCAAATCAAGATGATTATGATCCTTTTGCGATTTGCTGCTATGTAAGAGTAAAAATAGAAGAGCGGGTCTATAACAAGCTGCCTGATCCTGCTACTCAGTCAGCTTTCTTAGCTGAAAACGGTACAAGAAAAAAGCTGAAGCTGGCCGAGTCTAGTGGCTTGTCACTTGACGATGTCATCTATCTCTTGGGGGTTATTTACAACGAGGGCATGCACATCAGGGAGCATGTAGATAACAGCAGCCCAATTGTGGCGAAGTTGGAAAATCTGACGATCCGAAAGATGTTACTGGAGAGCGTTGAGAGCTAACAAATCATTGCACCGGACGTTTATCCTGCCACCCTATTTTGCTGCCGCAAAATAGGCACCGCCCCAAACGCCGATGAATTGAGGCGTGAAAGATAAATCAAAAACAGGAGTTAGCATGAAACAATTGAAAACATTAGCAAGTTGGTATAATTCTAAAACTAGTAGACAACGGAATATCTTGAGGATTACCGCACTTCTCCTCTCCGCATTCCCCGTTGTTGGCTGGCTCGGAGTTGCGCCCTGGATGATACCTCTGATGCTTTACTTAGAGTTCAATCTTGGCCAAAATATAGACGCTTAATCTTCTTAAACAAAGGAAACGAACATAGGAAACAAATTCATTTTCCACGATAACGCAACTGTTTAAGATGCACGTCTTTATTGCCAAAATATATAAACCTTTTCATCATGATAACGTTCTGAGCAGCCAGAGAATCTCTCATCTGAGAGAATAAAGATGCATACACCGCAGCTATTCATGAGAGATACTAGAGCAATGAGCAAGCCTAGTGAACTTGCTTTTACTTAAGTCTCAGACCGTCGAAAAGCCGAGTTTTATATCTGGAAAGGTAGCAGCATGCCAAAATATTTAGGATTTATCGATGAGTCCGGAAATCACGACCTAGATACTTCAAAAGAAGGCGTGTCTAAGTACTACGTCGTCAACGCGATCATTTGCAAAGAACATCAGTTACAACGCCTGACTAATTTTGTGGAAACACTAAGAAAGAAACACTACGGGGAGGGCGAAATAAAATCAAGTAGGACGAAAGCTGAACGCCGAATCCGAGTAATCGAAGAGCTTCGAGCGATTGATTTCAAGTTCATAGCGCTCGCTGTAAATAAGGACGAACTCCAAAAGACCGGTGGGTTCCCTCACAAGAAAAGCTTCGTGAAGTTTCTACACGGAATACTCTACAAGGGGTTGGTAGCTTCTTATCAGGACATTGCTATAAGCGCAGATGAATACGGCCGAGAGGAGTTCATGCGGGGCTTTCGAGAGTACATTTCAAAAAATCACATTCCAGACCTTTTCAAGTCATGCACGGTTGAACACGTTAAAAGCGACAGCAATGTACTAGTACAGCTCGCAGATTTTCTTGCCGGAACTATTCGCATGGTCTACGAGGGTGGTGCGTCAAAAGAGCTGATGCAAACCTTCATTGAACTGGCAAAGAAATCGAAGCTCTCAATTGAAGAATGGCCTCCTCAGTACTTTAGACGTATCGATCAGCGAACCGAGCGCAAAGAATTTGATGAAGTTGTCTTCAACGTCGCAATGAACAGCGCAGCGAATTTCATCTCCGAAAACGATGACTTCGCCGACCACGGACTACGCGAGCAACTAATTGTCCTGAAATATTTACTATTTCAAGCTCAGTTCGTACACACTGATTACATCAGCTCAGGCGAGCTTCGTGATCACCTTTCTGCGCGGGGCTGCGAACAACTTTCTGAACACCAATTTATGTCGTCGGTCATCTCCCAGTTACGCGATAGAGGTGTTCTCATCTCAAGTTCAAACAAAGGGTACAAAATACCCCAAACACACAGCGACTATATGGATTTCGTTGAACTAGTAAACGGGCAAAGCATCCCTTTACTTGAGAGATTAAGACGCGCCAAGAAGACGCTATTTGAGGCGAGCCTGGGAGAGCTCAAAACATTTGATGACCCTCAGCATGCAAGGCTAAAGCGTGTCATTGAGGCCCTAGAAGAATAGCGAAATAAAGTGAGTAACTGGGGTCAGATTGAACTAGCCCCGGTTACTTCTTCCTGAAAAAATGTCAAAGGTAGCTCGAGAATTTCAGCTAGTTTTACAGCCATTTTTGTTGCACGTAATGGCGCTGTGGGTGTCAGTCCAGTGAGAGGAATTGTCTTTGGTGTTAACGCCGCAACCGGTTACTCCGCCCTTTTGTCCTTTGTGCACGATGCTTTCTCCATTTGGTGGAGAATGTTTTACGGCCATGGTTTTATTCCTTATTGGGGTTAACTGGTTCCTGGCCACAATGACCATATCGAGCAGTACCAAGATGAGCCGCGGATGTCAAACAACTGGGAGTTGATTGGGGCAGATGAACATTAAATGTTGATTGTGTTTAGACATTGGTTTGATTTTTCTAAATTCGGTGAAAATGCTCATCTGACGCTAGCTTTCTTTGGCCCTGGTTTTCCTAATACGCGATTAACCAAAAAGAAGACCCTGCCGGGCCTTCTTTATTGGGCTTGATCGAACATCTTAGAACTTGAACAGTACCCCGACGGAATAAAGGTCAACATCACTGTCAATATCGTACCACTCCCACTCACCGACAATACCGAACTGGTTAGTGAACATATATTGAGCGCCGATCCCGTACAGTAGGTCGGTGCCATCGTCGCTAACACCGGAAGCAGCACCGCCACCTTCAACATCCCACATAATCGCGCCGAACTTGCCGAACACGCCGAACTGCTCGTTCACAGGCCAGGTGCCTTTTGCCGCGAGTGTCCAGCCGTCCACTTCGGCGCTGACTGAAGAGCCACCTATCGATCCGCTGATCTCACCGAAATCTACAAAACCTGCCTCAAAGGCGAGATTAGGATTGAGCTCCCAGCCACCAAAGACCTTCCAGCTGGTGTCTTCATCGTCGCAATTGGCGACACCGTCGCAGGCATCGATGGTTGCCTGCCCGACGCTCGCTCCAGCATAGAAGTCATTATCTGCAAGGGCATCGGCTGTCATACCCAACGTCAACAAAATTGCGCCAAAAAGCTTGGTTTTATTCATTATCTGCTCCCTGTACTAACGCTGCACAACTCATTTGGACTACTGTTTCTATAACTGCCGTATCAGTATCTTGCGATTCAGCATATAAGTATAGATCACTACGCTGGCTAAGACTGCAGCAGTCAGGGTCAGATAAAATTGCAAGGAGCAACCTGATGGATAACCTGGCACTTCAGTGTCGTTGTGGTCAGATCAAAGGCCGCGCTATCAAAGTGAATCCAGCGGACGGCACCCGCGTTATCTGTTACTGCAAGGACTGTCAGGCCTTTGCTGTCAATGGCCATTAATTTTGACCCACTTTTGGCCAATAAAATTGACCCACTTGCGTACCGCTAACCGCCGGTTTTCTGCTTCAGTCGATAGCTCTCACCTCCCAGCATAAAGATGTGTGAATGGTGGATCACGCGGTCGATGATGGGCACGGCCACGTTGTCGTCATGGAAGAACTCGCCCCAGCTGGTGAAGTCCTTGTTGGTGGTCAGGATGACCGAGCGGTACTCGTACAGGTTGTTGATCAACTGGAACAGGTTGTAGCGGGCCTGCCGTGTCATTGGCAGGTAGCCCAGTTCGTCGATGATCAGCACGTCGTACTTGCTCAGTTGATTCAAACGCTTCTTCAGCTCGCCCTTCATCTCCGCCAGCTCCAGGTCTTCGACCAGTGCCAGAGCGGTTCGGAACAGCACTTTGTAGCCAGCCTGGACAGCCTTGTGGCCAATCCCAATGGCCAGATGGGTCTTGCCCACGCCCGGTGGTCCGATGAACACCAGGTTGTCCCGGTTGTCGATAAAGCTGAAGTCCAGCAAGGCACTGACCTGCCGCTTGGTAATGGTGGTCTGGTGCCGGTAATCGAAGGCCTCCAGATGTTTCTCCGAGGGGAGCTGCGCCTGCTTGAGGTTGCGGCTCACGCGGCTGCTGGAGCGGGCGTTCAGCTCATGCTCGACCAGTGATTGGGCGAAGTTCAGGTAGGACAGTTCATTGGCTTCAGCCCTGGCCAGCAGAGTGGCCAGCTCACCGGCGGTCGCGCTGAGGCGCAGGCTTCGGTACTGCGCAATGGTGCTATCGAGCAGGCTCATGGGGTCACCCCGTGGCCAGTCGACTGGCCAACCCGGGCGTAAGCGTTCAGGTCAGCGTGACTGACCTGGCTGCCAGCTACGGGCGCATAGTCCTGATCGCTGATGACCCGACCACGCGCCTTGGCTTGCTGCCAGGCTTCGAGGTAGCGCTTGAGTCCAGTGGCAGTCAGCTCGCTGCGCTCACACAGCTCACCAAGTAGCGTGGTATCAACTGGCGCATGGGCCATAAGTAGGTCGCGTGCGGCGACCAGCTGGTCCTTGTAGATGCGCGGGGAAGTACGCTTGAGCAGTTGGCACAGGGTTGCCCCCAGGCCATCGGGCAAGATCGAGTCGATGCCGTGCTCCAGGTTGGCAATGCGCTGGGCATGGTCTCGATAATGGTTGTTGTTCTTGACCATCCGGCCCTTGGCCTTGCACAGGTCATGGGTGGCGATGAGCTCACCGCTCTCCAGATCATGGATCAGCAACTGGTCGTCCTGGGCGCTGACACCGACACGGGCTTGCTGCCACGCCATGGGCACCGAGTACTTGTTGGCCTGCCAGGAGATCAAGCCAGTCTTGTCGACCTTACGGGTCTCGATTGCTTGCGCCACGTGCAGCAGGCTCTGCGGAACGAGATAAGGCTTGAGCTGGGCACGTTCCAACGTCTCGAAATGCGCTCGTGGATGATGCCCCGTCGTGCCGTGCAAACGTGCGTTAGCCACGGTCTCAAGCCAGTCATGCAAGTGCTCGCGAACGGCGTTCTCGTCCTGGAACTGCTCGCCGTAAAAGCAGTCGCGCTTTACGTACTTGACCCCGGACTCCACCTTGCCCTTGCTCTCCGGATCATAACCCTCGCACGCGTGGATGCGGTACCCGACGGTAGTCGCATACTGGTGGAAGCGCTGGTTCAGCGTCAGCTCACGGTATTGCTCGTTGATCACCACCATCTTGGTCTGATCGTAGATGCACTCCTCGGTGACGCCGCCAAAGTAGCGGAAGGCCTCGTCGTGCATCTGGATGAATCGTTCGGTATCCAGTGGCCTGAAGTCGAGGCCGACGTACATCAGCCGGGAACAGGACAGCACAAACACCACAAAGTGAACGACGCGCTCCAGACCGCCGATCATGACGCCCCGCAGCTCACCGGGATCGACCTGACACTGGACGCCTGGTACCGACTCAACGACCGGCTCGTAATAGCGCAGCTGACCGCTGGCAACCTGCTGCTTGAGCGCTTGCACATAGCGGCGGATGCTCCGGTCTGACACCGCCAGGTCAGTGGTGCGTTCCCTCAGGCGCCGGGCCAGCTTGACCGCGCTGAGGGCTGGAAACTGACCCAGCTGATTGATCAGGTAATCACGGTGCTGGTCGAGCAACTTGGTGCGCGAAGGGTCAGCAATAGCGGCGCTAATCTGCACCTCATCTAGCTGCAGATACTTGCGTACTGTGTTCCGGGAAATCCCCAGCTCACGACTGATGGCACGGACCGACAGGCCTCGGCTCTGGTCATACAACCCCTTGATCTTGTGAATCACAACCCACTCCTTCAATGATCTGTCCCCGGCCTGTGCATAAGGCGGGTGACGCTACATGGAACGGTGGCCAATGCCACCATGGGTGGGTCAAAATTGTTGGCCAGAGGTGGGTCAGATTAATTGGCCATTAACATTTGCCCACGCCCTCAAGGCGGGTGCTGAGGTACTCGATGAGCAAGGCGGTACCGATATCTACCAATTGCCGCCCGCGCGCCTGCAAATTCAACAGGGGCTGGAACAGATTCGCTGTCTGCGGTTGAGCGAGAAGGGTCTTTATCGTTGGTATGCCGGCTGCTGTAACACACCCGTCGGCAATAGCCTGGCGCCGCGGGTGCCGATGATTGGGTTAATCCACAGCTTTATCGTCGATCCTGAACGCGAAGCCAAGCTTGGTCCGGTGCGCGCTTGCGTCAATCTGCGTGGGGCGACCGGCCAGATCCCCAAGAGCCAGCTCGATGCAGCGCCCGCACGCGGCTATGTCGGTAAGCTCATGCTGAAAATCCTCGTCTGGAAACTCAGCGGTCAAGGGCGACCAAACCCATTGTTCAGCACCAAGGGTAAGCCGCTGGCTAGCCCGCATATTTTAAGCCCCGGCGAGGAGTTATAAGGCCTCAGGAATTAATGGATTCAGAGTCCTTGATCTTCGGTCTCTGGAAAGAAACTTGGATCAGATTGATCCACCCCGATTACCCGGCATCGTAATTACTGCTACTTCAAATTAAATCGAAAGGCGAGCTCTATGAAGGTTTTGCTAATACTAGGTGCTATTGCTGTTATATTTTTTGTGTTGGTCATATTAAAGAGGCAACCTAAAAAGGGTAAAAAATACCCGACCGCACGCGTCAATCAAGCTGTAGTCAGTAAAAATCAGAACAGATTCCAAGCCACCAAGGTTGTTCCGGGAAATAACGCCTGCTTGGCGGCGCAGGACTTACAAGGCACGTTTTTTCTTAAAAACGAAGGCAATACACCCACTTTACCCCTGACAGAATGTACCCAAGGGTCGAACTGTCACTGTAAATATGACCATCAAGATGACCGCCGCAGTGACGAGGATGATCGACGTACCTTAAGCCCATTACGAAGCACGCTTTATCTCAATACTGAAGCAGATGAAAAGCGAGGCCGTAAGCGTGGACGCAGGGCCCCTGATTAATTCAAGAATCATAATTGGAGAGACCAATGGCGTCAGTGTCATTGATCATTGGTCTCTGGGAAGAAATCAGGTCACATTGATCCCCCCGATTACCCGGCCCGGTTTAGCTTTTCGAATTGGTGCATGAGAAATACTCACAAGGATTGTCGAGCATGAAAAAACTGATCATCTTCGCGCTATTGGCCTTCGCTGGCTGGAATTATTACCAGAAGAACATGGCGACGCCGATCCCTGCAGTTGTAGCTGCCCCGAGTGCCAGAAACCAGCCAGCACAGAGC
This genomic stretch from Halopseudomonas pelagia harbors:
- a CDS encoding DUF3800 domain-containing protein, encoding MPKYLGFIDESGNHDLDTSKEGVSKYYVVNAIICKEHQLQRLTNFVETLRKKHYGEGEIKSSRTKAERRIRVIEELRAIDFKFIALAVNKDELQKTGGFPHKKSFVKFLHGILYKGLVASYQDIAISADEYGREEFMRGFREYISKNHIPDLFKSCTVEHVKSDSNVLVQLADFLAGTIRMVYEGGASKELMQTFIELAKKSKLSIEEWPPQYFRRIDQRTERKEFDEVVFNVAMNSAANFISENDDFADHGLREQLIVLKYLLFQAQFVHTDYISSGELRDHLSARGCEQLSEHQFMSSVISQLRDRGVLISSSNKGYKIPQTHSDYMDFVELVNGQSIPLLERLRRAKKTLFEASLGELKTFDDPQHARLKRVIEALEE
- a CDS encoding outer membrane beta-barrel protein → MNKTKLFGAILLTLGMTADALADNDFYAGASVGQATIDACDGVANCDDEDTSWKVFGGWELNPNLAFEAGFVDFGEISGSIGGSSVSAEVDGWTLAAKGTWPVNEQFGVFGKFGAIMWDVEGGGAASGVSDDGTDLLYGIGAQYMFTNQFGIVGEWEWYDIDSDVDLYSVGVLFKF
- the istB gene encoding IS21-like element helper ATPase IstB; its protein translation is MSLLDSTIAQYRSLRLSATAGELATLLARAEANELSYLNFAQSLVEHELNARSSSRVSRNLKQAQLPSEKHLEAFDYRHQTTITKRQVSALLDFSFIDNRDNLVFIGPPGVGKTHLAIGIGHKAVQAGYKVLFRTALALVEDLELAEMKGELKKRLNQLSKYDVLIIDELGYLPMTRQARYNLFQLINNLYEYRSVILTTNKDFTSWGEFFHDDNVAVPIIDRVIHHSHIFMLGGESYRLKQKTGG
- the istA gene encoding IS21 family transposase — translated: MIHKIKGLYDQSRGLSVRAISRELGISRNTVRKYLQLDEVQISAAIADPSRTKLLDQHRDYLINQLGQFPALSAVKLARRLRERTTDLAVSDRSIRRYVQALKQQVASGQLRYYEPVVESVPGVQCQVDPGELRGVMIGGLERVVHFVVFVLSCSRLMYVGLDFRPLDTERFIQMHDEAFRYFGGVTEECIYDQTKMVVINEQYRELTLNQRFHQYATTVGYRIHACEGYDPESKGKVESGVKYVKRDCFYGEQFQDENAVREHLHDWLETVANARLHGTTGHHPRAHFETLERAQLKPYLVPQSLLHVAQAIETRKVDKTGLISWQANKYSVPMAWQQARVGVSAQDDQLLIHDLESGELIATHDLCKAKGRMVKNNNHYRDHAQRIANLEHGIDSILPDGLGATLCQLLKRTSPRIYKDQLVAARDLLMAHAPVDTTLLGELCERSELTATGLKRYLEAWQQAKARGRVISDQDYAPVAGSQVSHADLNAYARVGQSTGHGVTP
- a CDS encoding DUF6151 family protein → MPPWVGQNCWPEVGQINWPLTFAHALKAGAEVLDEQGGTDIYQLPPARLQIQQGLEQIRCLRLSEKGLYRWYAGCCNTPVGNSLAPRVPMIGLIHSFIVDPEREAKLGPVRACVNLRGATGQIPKSQLDAAPARGYVGKLMLKILVWKLSGQGRPNPLFSTKGKPLASPHILSPGEEL